A single genomic interval of Desulfitibacter alkalitolerans DSM 16504 harbors:
- a CDS encoding NAD(P)/FAD-dependent oxidoreductase, giving the protein MRKKADAVVIGGGTIGCAVAYNLAKKGFKNVVLLEKKYITSGSTGRCAAGFRQQWGTKINCLISRASTQIFKNLSQELGWDDIEYRESGYLLITYKEQQAQMLEKNLKLQNSLGIPSRKLSPEEAKEIVPYLNTEGMVAAFHCQEDGHVNPFKATFAYAHAAKRLGVEINTYTTVTAIKTTNKGASSKGKVTAVVTDKGTIETNIVINAAGPYSKFIGQMLGLSHPIEPERHQILITEPMERLFEPLVMSFHHSSYCQQVPHGGFIMGYGHPHEPKGLNYKHDWRFLEEMAQKIVFQLPILKNVRVVRQWAGHYDISPDGQPVIGSVPEVEGYYLSLGCGKGFMLAPMIAKLTSELIAGEETSLPVDILNIERFAKGELINEPAVV; this is encoded by the coding sequence ATGCGTAAAAAAGCTGACGCAGTAGTAATAGGAGGAGGAACAATAGGCTGTGCCGTAGCCTACAACCTGGCAAAAAAGGGTTTTAAAAATGTTGTTCTCCTGGAAAAAAAATACATTACTAGTGGTTCCACAGGGCGATGTGCTGCCGGCTTTCGTCAGCAATGGGGCACAAAAATAAATTGTCTTATTTCAAGGGCTAGTACTCAGATTTTCAAAAATCTAAGCCAAGAATTAGGTTGGGATGATATTGAGTACAGGGAAAGCGGCTATTTACTTATTACTTATAAAGAGCAGCAAGCCCAAATGCTTGAAAAAAACCTAAAATTGCAAAATAGCCTGGGAATACCCTCAAGAAAGCTATCCCCAGAAGAAGCAAAAGAAATAGTACCGTACCTAAATACAGAGGGTATGGTTGCAGCCTTTCACTGCCAGGAGGATGGTCATGTCAACCCTTTTAAAGCAACCTTTGCTTATGCACATGCTGCCAAAAGACTTGGGGTAGAAATTAATACCTATACAACTGTTACAGCAATAAAAACGACTAACAAGGGAGCCTCCAGTAAGGGAAAAGTAACGGCAGTAGTAACTGATAAGGGAACAATTGAAACTAACATAGTCATAAATGCTGCTGGCCCTTATTCAAAGTTCATTGGCCAAATGCTTGGTCTGTCTCACCCCATTGAGCCTGAAAGACATCAAATCTTAATTACCGAGCCCATGGAACGATTATTTGAGCCACTGGTCATGTCTTTTCATCACAGCTCTTACTGCCAGCAGGTCCCCCACGGCGGATTTATCATGGGATATGGGCACCCCCATGAGCCTAAAGGTTTAAACTACAAGCATGATTGGAGGTTTTTAGAGGAAATGGCCCAGAAAATTGTATTCCAGCTGCCCATTCTTAAAAATGTCAGGGTAGTAAGACAGTGGGCTGGTCACTATGACATATCGCCAGATGGTCAGCCTGTTATTGGTTCTGTTCCTGAGGTGGAGGGTTATTATTTATCCCTTGGCTGCGGTAAGGGTTTCATGCTTGCACCCATGATTGCAAAGTTAACGTCAGAGTTAATTGCAGGTGAGGAAACCTCACTGCCTGTTGATATTCTTAATATTGAACGATTTGCAAAGGGAGAACTAATTAACGAGCCTGCAGTAGTTTAA
- a CDS encoding aldehyde ferredoxin oxidoreductase family protein, producing MLYGYTGTILRVNLSTKTIAKEPLGQELIDGFIGGRGFVSKILYDELPSKIDPFSEENMIVIATGPLNGSFLPASGKTHFGTKSPATGGFGDSNMGGHFGPALKYAGYDVLIITGIADEPCYLFIEDDKVEIRPANEYWGKGAIVAEKLLKDALGEDFHSITIGPAGENKVKIACISHDFGRQAGRTGVAAVMGSKLLKAVSIKGTGSIPVFDIEGLYKKGKEAYKEITRKPGFLGWTPQGTAGITDWCNEAGAFPTKNFQTSYSEHYKEINGEAVLEKLKITDKGCFACPTPCGKYGFTKTQSGSAYVEGPEYETIALLGGNCYLKSIEDVAYANYICDELGLDTISGGLAVSWAIECYEKGILSKDEIGREITFGDLESVVYLLNKISYREGIGDLLADGVKRASEIIGQGSEKFAIHVKGLEWSGYECRNAPGMMLAYMTADIGAHHSKAWVLGHDVAGSAANVHDLISAGAKADKLPKSTIKGKAEIVINSQHTRPSFDLLGICRLQYMELGFEVEYYEQFFYLMTGRKTSWEELRTISEKIWNLNRCFNLREMEDYGRKYDYPPARFYEEPIPNGPNEGHYLTKEELDFLLDDYYRIRGWDREGRPTKETLERLGLLHLVGNTFTPSILA from the coding sequence ATGCTGTATGGCTATACAGGAACTATTTTACGAGTAAATTTAAGCACCAAAACAATAGCAAAGGAACCTTTAGGCCAGGAATTAATAGATGGTTTTATTGGCGGCAGAGGCTTTGTATCAAAGATTTTATATGATGAATTACCTTCAAAAATTGATCCCTTTTCAGAAGAAAATATGATTGTTATTGCAACAGGTCCCTTAAACGGCAGCTTTTTGCCTGCAAGCGGGAAAACCCATTTCGGAACCAAATCCCCTGCTACAGGAGGATTTGGTGACAGCAATATGGGCGGCCACTTTGGCCCTGCGCTAAAATATGCCGGATATGATGTATTGATTATTACAGGAATAGCAGACGAGCCCTGCTACCTGTTCATTGAGGATGATAAGGTTGAAATTCGCCCAGCCAATGAGTATTGGGGCAAGGGAGCCATTGTTGCCGAGAAGCTTCTCAAGGATGCACTAGGCGAGGATTTCCACAGCATAACAATCGGTCCGGCAGGTGAAAACAAGGTTAAAATAGCCTGCATCTCCCATGATTTTGGCAGGCAGGCAGGCAGAACAGGTGTTGCTGCCGTTATGGGATCTAAGCTGCTTAAGGCAGTTTCTATTAAGGGAACCGGCAGTATTCCTGTTTTTGATATAGAAGGTCTTTATAAAAAAGGCAAGGAAGCTTACAAGGAGATAACAAGAAAGCCTGGCTTTCTGGGATGGACACCCCAGGGTACTGCAGGAATAACAGACTGGTGTAATGAAGCCGGAGCATTTCCTACTAAGAATTTTCAAACATCCTATAGTGAGCATTACAAGGAAATAAATGGCGAAGCTGTGTTAGAAAAGCTTAAGATAACTGATAAAGGGTGTTTCGCATGTCCAACCCCTTGCGGCAAATATGGTTTTACAAAGACTCAGAGCGGATCAGCTTATGTTGAAGGTCCAGAATATGAAACAATCGCTCTTCTGGGAGGTAATTGCTATTTAAAATCTATAGAAGATGTTGCCTATGCCAACTATATTTGTGATGAGCTTGGATTAGATACCATATCTGGAGGATTAGCAGTCTCCTGGGCTATAGAATGTTATGAAAAGGGCATCTTATCCAAAGATGAGATAGGTAGAGAAATCACTTTTGGGGATTTGGAATCTGTAGTTTACCTGCTAAATAAAATCAGCTACAGAGAAGGCATCGGTGACCTTCTGGCTGATGGCGTAAAAAGGGCCTCTGAAATAATTGGGCAAGGCTCTGAAAAATTTGCCATACATGTCAAAGGCTTGGAATGGTCTGGCTATGAATGTCGTAATGCTCCAGGTATGATGCTGGCCTACATGACAGCAGATATTGGAGCCCATCACAGCAAGGCCTGGGTTCTAGGTCACGATGTAGCAGGTTCTGCAGCTAATGTCCATGATTTAATATCAGCTGGTGCTAAAGCAGATAAACTACCCAAGTCTACTATAAAAGGTAAAGCAGAAATAGTAATTAACAGTCAGCACACTCGACCATCCTTTGACCTCTTAGGAATATGCAGACTTCAGTACATGGAGTTAGGTTTTGAGGTTGAATACTATGAACAATTCTTTTATTTAATGACTGGCAGGAAAACAAGTTGGGAAGAACTGCGTACTATTTCTGAGAAGATATGGAACTTAAATCGCTGCTTTAACTTAAGGGAAATGGAAGATTACGGACGCAAGTATGACTATCCCCCTGCCCGTTTTTACGAAGAGCCAATTCCCAACGGCCCAAATGAAGGTCACTACTTAACTAAAGAAGAGCTGGATTTCCTTTTAGATGACTATTACAGGATACGCGGATGGGATAGGGAAGGCAGGCCAACTAAAGAAACTTTAGAACGCCTGGGTTTACTACACCTAGTGGGTAATACGTTTACACCAAGCATCTTGGCGTAA
- a CDS encoding trimethylamine methyltransferase family protein has protein sequence MFPALKGGQLSLLNQKQIAQVHEATIEILEEVGIKVKSEKAREIFAQGGAAVEGEIVKISASMLEAAIKSAPSKVILYGQEEKNDLHLEKNRTHLGTGGTVLYALDLDKGKKRKTNTHDVRDIARMVDYLDNVSFYVINTYPTDVPDEAADVNRFYWALTNTTKHVMGGMYTMEGLKNAIKIAETIAGSPQKLRERPFVSFITLMVSPLVMDGLYTDFLIEVAGKGLPLAIPSEPLNGATSPVTLAGTIAINNAESLAGIVLAQLVNPGTPVLFGSTSSIMDMSQGFYVAGCIESAMVNAGLAQMAQYYELPMYGTAGMSDSKTNDSQAGYESALTAMTVALAGCNYIHDAVGLLEMCQVFSYEKMVIDNEIIGNIFRVMQGIEVNEDTLAVARIKEVGPAGHFLADPHTVKYVRKEFFFPRVSDRRTRIAWEEVGCPEAKDRAHGMVRDILAVHKPAPVSPGLKARIREEFPEIKGEEI, from the coding sequence ATGTTTCCAGCACTTAAGGGAGGACAGCTGAGTTTATTAAACCAAAAGCAAATAGCACAAGTACATGAAGCAACAATAGAAATCCTGGAAGAAGTAGGAATAAAAGTAAAAAGTGAAAAAGCACGAGAAATATTTGCACAAGGTGGAGCTGCAGTAGAAGGAGAAATAGTAAAAATTTCAGCCTCCATGTTAGAAGCCGCCATTAAATCAGCACCATCTAAAGTCATACTTTATGGACAGGAAGAAAAAAATGACCTCCACCTGGAAAAAAACCGTACCCACCTTGGAACAGGAGGCACAGTGCTCTATGCCCTGGATTTAGATAAGGGCAAAAAGCGCAAAACCAACACCCATGATGTGAGAGACATTGCCCGTATGGTGGACTATCTAGATAATGTATCCTTCTATGTTATTAACACCTACCCTACAGACGTACCAGACGAAGCTGCAGATGTTAACCGCTTTTACTGGGCCCTTACTAATACCACAAAGCATGTCATGGGCGGCATGTATACCATGGAAGGACTAAAAAATGCCATAAAAATAGCCGAAACAATAGCAGGCAGCCCCCAAAAGCTAAGAGAACGTCCCTTTGTATCCTTTATAACACTAATGGTAAGCCCTTTAGTAATGGATGGACTATACACTGACTTTTTAATAGAAGTGGCAGGCAAAGGATTACCCCTGGCAATACCATCAGAGCCTTTAAATGGAGCAACCTCACCTGTAACATTAGCAGGAACAATTGCCATAAACAATGCAGAATCCCTGGCAGGAATAGTACTAGCCCAACTAGTCAATCCAGGCACACCAGTATTATTTGGCTCAACCTCAAGCATCATGGACATGAGCCAGGGCTTTTACGTGGCAGGATGTATAGAATCAGCCATGGTAAATGCAGGGCTAGCACAAATGGCCCAGTACTATGAGCTGCCCATGTATGGAACAGCAGGCATGTCAGACTCAAAAACAAACGACTCCCAGGCAGGGTATGAAAGTGCCTTAACAGCCATGACAGTAGCTCTAGCAGGGTGCAACTATATCCATGATGCCGTGGGCTTACTAGAAATGTGTCAGGTGTTTTCCTATGAAAAGATGGTTATAGACAATGAGATCATAGGCAACATCTTCAGGGTGATGCAGGGTATCGAAGTAAATGAAGATACCCTGGCAGTAGCTAGAATAAAGGAAGTGGGTCCGGCAGGACATTTCCTGGCAGATCCCCATACAGTTAAGTATGTTCGTAAGGAGTTTTTCTTCCCCAGGGTTTCTGATAGAAGAACAAGGATAGCCTGGGAAGAGGTCGGCTGTCCTGAGGCAAAAGACCGTGCCCATGGTATGGTGAGGGATATCCTGGCAGTTCACAAGCCTGCTCCTGTTTCTCCTGGGTTAAAGGCAAGGATTCGTGAGGAGTTTCCTGAGATAAAGGGGGAAGAAATCTAG
- a CDS encoding helix-turn-helix transcriptional regulator produces MDKEKIIDILSDKLRLVRTEYDFSQEKMALVLGLSKKTLIQIEKGRNKLGWAYAVALCAIFRESEILQMTLGGNPVETMETIALKDWGGPKNNTLGGKVWWDNLQEKGGFRLQKNVISGHYRILDNKNRRWYSSLNKDYIDEKFYYLSEENDK; encoded by the coding sequence ATGGATAAGGAAAAAATTATAGATATCTTATCAGATAAGTTAAGGTTAGTTAGAACAGAATATGATTTTTCGCAAGAAAAAATGGCTTTGGTTTTGGGGCTATCAAAAAAAACACTTATTCAAATAGAAAAAGGACGAAACAAACTGGGTTGGGCATATGCTGTTGCTCTTTGTGCAATTTTTAGGGAAAGTGAAATTTTACAAATGACTCTAGGTGGAAACCCAGTTGAAACCATGGAGACAATTGCTCTTAAGGACTGGGGAGGCCCTAAAAATAATACATTGGGGGGCAAAGTCTGGTGGGATAACTTGCAGGAAAAAGGAGGGTTTAGGCTTCAAAAAAATGTAATTAGTGGACATTATCGTATTCTCGATAACAAAAATCGTCGTTGGTACAGTTCCTTAAATAAGGATTACATAGATGAAAAATTTTACTATTTATCGGAAGAAAATGATAAGTAA
- a CDS encoding heavy metal translocating P-type ATPase, whose product MKQFYKEHQRDFHIAAVTAILILLSITKKLPTIFTIDTALIAAIIGGYPIYLGAIRALLLQRKTKIGLLVSIAMIAAISIGEYLAAAEVALIMLIGELLETYSVRKSAKALENLLHIVPTEARKVTSIQASAEMIIAREEIKIGDLLLVKPGERIPADGKVIAGTTYVDESPLTGESKSIEKYIGETVYGGSLNQHQPIYVQVDKVGEDSLIGRVLQLVKKAQEEKAPIQRLIDRVAGWFVPMSVTIATLVFLFTQDIVRAVTVLIVFCPCGMLLSTPTAVMTGVGRGAQLGILIKGAQALEAISKVNTIIFDKTGTLTMGKPEVVDIAIIDPNWSRSRLLQLAASLEVLSEHHIAKAVVRAAAKEGVSWDLASDWKSMVGIGIEGKVNGNKVYIGNETVLEYTQMEFHQAFSEKQKEWNDKGHTTIYIVYNQTLVGMMAIDDPIRGKAIATIRDLKRDFTQDIRMATGDNQYVAQSIAKDVEIDHVYSSLLPAQKLDIIKGLQANGKRVLMVGDGINDAPALMQADVGVAMGKTGTDVAIEAADIALLSDAIEKIPLALQLSKRTVGTIKTNLWLANGINVLALIAAAYGWIGPVMAAIIHNLGAIIVVLNSLRLYRFHRQQHINYNSIERETEIERNITSRKLK is encoded by the coding sequence ATGAAGCAGTTTTATAAAGAACATCAACGGGATTTTCATATTGCAGCAGTTACGGCTATTCTGATATTACTTTCCATAACGAAAAAATTGCCAACAATTTTCACTATAGATACTGCATTGATTGCAGCTATTATTGGCGGTTATCCCATATACTTAGGGGCCATTCGAGCTCTATTATTACAACGAAAAACGAAGATTGGCTTACTAGTTAGCATTGCTATGATAGCTGCTATCTCCATAGGTGAGTATCTAGCTGCTGCTGAAGTGGCTTTAATTATGCTTATTGGTGAGTTATTAGAAACTTACTCTGTTAGAAAATCTGCCAAAGCCTTAGAAAACTTATTACATATTGTACCGACTGAAGCAAGAAAGGTAACCTCGATTCAAGCCTCGGCAGAAATGATTATAGCTAGAGAGGAAATAAAGATTGGAGATCTACTACTGGTGAAACCAGGAGAGCGAATTCCTGCAGATGGGAAAGTGATAGCGGGAACTACTTATGTAGATGAATCACCCCTTACTGGCGAATCGAAGTCTATTGAAAAATATATAGGTGAAACTGTATACGGTGGAAGCTTGAACCAACACCAACCCATATATGTACAGGTTGATAAAGTAGGAGAAGATTCACTAATAGGAAGAGTTTTGCAGTTAGTTAAGAAGGCGCAAGAAGAGAAAGCCCCCATTCAAAGGCTCATTGACAGAGTAGCCGGTTGGTTTGTCCCTATGAGCGTTACTATAGCAACACTAGTATTTTTATTCACCCAGGATATCGTCCGTGCTGTTACAGTCTTGATTGTTTTTTGTCCATGTGGAATGCTACTAAGCACTCCTACTGCTGTTATGACAGGTGTCGGCAGAGGAGCGCAGCTGGGAATTTTAATCAAAGGGGCACAGGCACTAGAAGCTATCAGCAAAGTTAATACTATTATATTTGATAAGACTGGCACCCTTACAATGGGAAAACCCGAAGTCGTGGATATAGCAATCATCGATCCAAACTGGAGTCGCTCTCGTCTATTGCAGTTAGCAGCTAGTCTAGAAGTTTTATCGGAACACCATATTGCAAAAGCAGTTGTAAGAGCGGCTGCTAAAGAAGGGGTAAGCTGGGATTTAGCTAGTGACTGGAAAAGCATGGTTGGCATTGGGATTGAAGGCAAGGTTAATGGCAACAAGGTCTATATAGGTAACGAAACTGTTCTTGAATATACACAAATGGAGTTTCATCAAGCCTTTTCTGAGAAGCAAAAAGAATGGAATGACAAAGGACATACTACGATTTATATTGTATATAATCAGACACTGGTTGGCATGATGGCAATTGATGATCCTATCCGTGGGAAGGCTATAGCTACCATCAGAGATTTAAAAAGAGACTTTACACAAGATATTCGAATGGCTACAGGTGACAATCAATATGTGGCACAGTCAATTGCTAAAGATGTAGAGATTGATCATGTGTATTCATCACTACTTCCCGCTCAGAAGCTAGACATTATAAAGGGCCTACAAGCCAATGGAAAAAGGGTGCTCATGGTTGGGGATGGCATTAATGATGCTCCTGCGCTTATGCAAGCAGATGTTGGCGTAGCAATGGGTAAAACAGGGACGGATGTGGCAATCGAAGCAGCAGATATTGCTCTTTTGTCAGACGCTATTGAGAAAATTCCACTAGCTTTACAATTAAGTAAACGTACGGTTGGCACTATTAAAACAAACCTATGGCTTGCTAATGGTATTAACGTATTAGCATTAATTGCAGCGGCTTATGGGTGGATTGGACCTGTTATGGCAGCTATTATTCACAACTTAGGTGCCATAATCGTTGTATTGAACTCATTGCGCCTTTATCGTTTTCATCGACAACAACATATAAACTATAATAGCATAGAACGAGAAACGGAAATTGAAAGAAATATAACCTCTCGGAAATTAAAGTAG
- a CDS encoding MoaD/ThiS family protein, with translation MFRIRVIVSGSLRQIYKDIGTELVVDLEKPTTVRELLCIMGINPIAVASVFVNGKCKSKDYLITKNDEIVLIGPLAGG, from the coding sequence ATGTTTAGGATACGAGTGATTGTATCAGGAAGCCTTCGTCAAATATACAAAGATATAGGCACTGAATTAGTTGTTGATTTGGAAAAGCCAACTACTGTAAGGGAACTTCTATGCATCATGGGTATTAACCCAATTGCTGTAGCCAGTGTTTTTGTTAATGGTAAATGTAAATCTAAAGACTATTTAATAACAAAGAATGATGAAATAGTCTTGATTGGCCCTTTAGCAGGGGGATAG
- a CDS encoding 4Fe-4S binding protein yields MKLKGINENCSGCRTCQVVCALENYREINPAKAALGIEGKFPEPGTYAIHYCNQCGTCADVCPTGAIYERDGIYILDKDQCSSCMNCVEECPLGVMYVHDSLDAPIKCNSCGECAETCPRNALIMENA; encoded by the coding sequence ATGAAATTAAAGGGTATTAATGAAAACTGTTCTGGATGCCGAACCTGCCAGGTAGTCTGTGCTCTTGAAAACTATCGTGAAATAAATCCTGCAAAGGCAGCCCTTGGCATAGAGGGGAAGTTTCCCGAACCTGGAACATATGCCATACATTACTGCAATCAGTGCGGTACATGTGCTGATGTGTGTCCAACGGGAGCCATTTATGAAAGGGATGGTATTTATATTCTTGATAAAGACCAGTGCAGCAGCTGCATGAACTGTGTGGAGGAATGTCCCCTTGGTGTAATGTATGTCCATGATTCATTAGATGCTCCAATAAAATGCAATTCATGTGGTGAGTGTGCAGAAACCTGCCCAAGAAATGCATTGATAATGGAAAATGCATGA
- a CDS encoding PstS family phosphate ABC transporter substrate-binding protein produces the protein MLKYEIIEKTIKALLSIILLMGVGFILAIVTAFSKGQKFYIPLIAIVIGVSIIFVILLIYELVQKKHLMKAFIVFIGLSIIVLAGYEINQRYHDSIATLSDQEVNIYEYMPFVENTRAVSLSEPAFLKITGELPRLDGATALYPLYAAFVQATYPEDEYDPYRSEVMCSKTGEAYKRLINGETDIIFAGPPSKAHMEEAARKGVELTLTPIGREAFVFFVNAENKVEGVSREQIQAIYSGAITNWQQLGGNNESIRAFQRPENSGSQTALQGLMEGKDLMTPPKEDVVAGMGGIIEQTANYRNYKNAIGYSFLYFATEMIQNGDIRLLEIDGVYPDRNTISSGEYPLSSEFYAVTAGSVNPNIELLLEWILSEQGQAIINKTGYTPLS, from the coding sequence ATGTTGAAATATGAAATAATTGAAAAAACAATAAAAGCCTTGCTTTCCATTATTTTATTAATGGGTGTAGGTTTTATTCTTGCAATAGTTACAGCCTTTTCAAAAGGACAAAAGTTTTACATACCGCTAATAGCTATTGTTATAGGTGTAAGTATCATTTTTGTCATATTGCTTATTTATGAGCTGGTACAAAAAAAGCATTTAATGAAAGCCTTTATAGTATTTATCGGATTAAGTATCATCGTACTAGCTGGTTATGAAATAAACCAAAGATATCATGATAGTATTGCTACTTTAAGCGACCAGGAAGTTAATATATATGAATATATGCCATTTGTTGAAAATACAAGGGCAGTGTCTTTGTCCGAGCCAGCATTTTTAAAAATCACAGGGGAATTACCAAGACTTGATGGAGCAACAGCATTATATCCACTGTATGCAGCCTTTGTGCAGGCGACATACCCGGAGGATGAGTATGACCCTTATAGAAGTGAAGTTATGTGTTCAAAAACTGGCGAAGCATATAAAAGATTAATAAACGGTGAAACAGATATCATATTTGCTGGTCCTCCTTCAAAGGCTCATATGGAAGAAGCAGCTCGTAAAGGTGTAGAGCTGACCCTTACACCCATAGGTAGAGAAGCCTTTGTCTTCTTCGTCAATGCTGAAAATAAAGTAGAAGGGGTTTCAAGAGAACAGATACAAGCTATATATTCAGGGGCAATTACTAACTGGCAGCAGCTTGGCGGAAATAATGAGTCTATTCGAGCCTTCCAACGACCGGAGAATAGTGGCAGCCAAACAGCACTGCAGGGTCTAATGGAGGGAAAGGATTTAATGACACCACCTAAAGAAGATGTTGTGGCAGGTATGGGGGGAATTATTGAGCAAACAGCAAATTATCGTAATTACAAAAATGCTATAGGTTATTCATTCCTGTATTTTGCAACTGAAATGATTCAAAACGGCGATATTCGATTGTTAGAAATTGATGGTGTTTATCCTGACAGAAATACAATTAGCAGTGGTGAGTATCCACTATCTTCCGAATTTTACGCTGTAACAGCAGGAAGCGTCAATCCTAATATTGAGTTGCTATTAGAATGGATTTTATCTGAACAGGGGCAAGCTATTATCAATAAAACTGGATATACTCCGTTGAGTTAA
- a CDS encoding ArsR/SmtB family transcription factor, whose protein sequence is MKRNCSFDQKCLDGHTCSNDDRCSSEQVVQTIKQKMPDDVFFLRLEELFKAMGSQTRLKIIYALMEANELCVEHLADTVNMSLSAVSHQLKGLRQLRLVKTRKQAQSVYYSLDDEHIALLFNTACTHLTEEDGC, encoded by the coding sequence ATGAAAAGAAACTGTTCTTTTGACCAAAAGTGTCTGGATGGTCATACTTGTTCCAATGACGATAGATGCTCAAGCGAACAAGTAGTTCAAACAATAAAGCAGAAAATGCCAGACGATGTATTTTTTCTGCGATTAGAAGAACTCTTTAAAGCCATGGGAAGTCAAACTCGACTAAAAATCATATATGCACTGATGGAGGCCAATGAACTATGCGTTGAACACCTGGCAGATACAGTAAACATGAGTCTTTCTGCTGTTTCTCATCAATTGAAAGGACTACGTCAGTTGCGCCTGGTCAAGACACGAAAACAAGCACAAAGTGTTTACTACTCCTTAGATGATGAACATATTGCACTGTTATTTAATACGGCCTGCACCCATTTAACAGAGGAGGATGGTTGTTAA
- a CDS encoding L,D-transpeptidase family protein: MVKILINLAERRLYFYKNEQKINSYPVAIGKPNTPTPPGTYTVVNKIVNPHLSVLGTRWMGLSKPGYGIHGTNNPASIGTMASLGCIRMYNRDVEEIFPEVPIGTSVEIISGGGSYNPKPQTPSQGTSGQRYIVQRGDTLWRLSQRFGVSLDALIKANNLSKPNMIYPGQKLIIPG; this comes from the coding sequence ATGGTTAAAATACTTATCAACTTAGCGGAGAGAAGATTGTATTTTTATAAAAATGAGCAAAAAATAAACTCATACCCTGTAGCCATAGGTAAACCCAACACTCCAACTCCTCCGGGAACTTATACAGTAGTCAATAAAATTGTAAATCCCCATTTATCAGTTTTAGGAACCCGCTGGATGGGCCTTTCAAAGCCAGGCTATGGAATACATGGTACCAACAACCCTGCATCCATAGGTACCATGGCTTCTCTAGGCTGTATTAGAATGTATAACCGTGATGTGGAGGAAATCTTTCCCGAGGTGCCTATTGGAACTAGTGTGGAGATAATCTCTGGTGGTGGCAGCTATAATCCCAAACCACAGACTCCATCTCAGGGAACCTCTGGTCAACGGTATATAGTACAAAGAGGAGATACCTTATGGAGGCTCTCCCAAAGATTTGGTGTTTCACTTGATGCTTTAATTAAAGCAAATAACCTGAGCAAGCCCAATATGATCTATCCTGGGCAGAAGTTGATAATTCCGGGTTAG
- a CDS encoding TIGR04282 family arsenosugar biosynthesis glycosyltransferase: MLIALMTRIPEPGFTKTRLETHLTKEECAQLHSAFIKDIITILEKAPVNYQIFYDIHGNRNRLQTIIPRHKLLVPQVGHTLGEKMLNAMLWGFNKGYEKVAVLGTDIPSIDIDTIVKADSLLNHHDVVVGPTGDGGYYLLGMKNLYKDIFQIKNWGDATVLERTIANIDHLGLSWVFISQHQDIDNFDDLKKLWQELEQGQLKNTPINTYKLLKSLNIEQRITRLGR; this comes from the coding sequence ATGCTGATAGCCTTGATGACACGTATTCCCGAACCTGGTTTTACCAAAACAAGACTGGAAACCCATCTAACTAAAGAGGAGTGTGCTCAACTGCATAGTGCCTTCATCAAGGATATAATAACTATACTGGAAAAAGCACCGGTAAACTACCAGATATTTTATGATATACATGGAAACCGAAATAGGCTTCAGACAATTATACCCAGGCATAAGCTACTTGTTCCACAAGTAGGTCATACCCTTGGTGAAAAAATGTTAAACGCCATGTTATGGGGCTTTAATAAAGGTTATGAAAAAGTTGCAGTCCTGGGAACAGATATACCGTCAATAGATATTGACACTATTGTAAAAGCCGATAGCCTGTTAAATCATCATGATGTAGTAGTAGGACCAACAGGTGACGGTGGTTACTATCTTCTAGGAATGAAGAATTTATACAAGGATATTTTTCAGATAAAGAATTGGGGAGATGCCACAGTACTTGAAAGGACAATTGCTAACATAGACCACCTGGGGCTAAGCTGGGTATTTATATCTCAGCATCAAGATATAGATAATTTTGATGATTTGAAAAAACTATGGCAGGAGCTTGAACAGGGCCAGTTGAAAAATACGCCAATAAACACCTATAAACTACTAAAATCCTTAAACATTGAACAAAGAATAACCAGGCTGGGAAGATAA